A single region of the Novosphingobium sp. genome encodes:
- a CDS encoding lipocalin-like domain-containing protein — protein MALNIGATLAPLALLASCEAMAAASGSPANPLVGSWHIVWMDNQDASGKTIRRTDRQGQLIYTPDGHMSVQVMYPQGEAQEPEGPVQYASDGYEASYGRYDIDRTHRTVTHHVQAAMMHALVGRDLPRFYSFADGRLTLRSTDPKEHWSVTWERDRD, from the coding sequence ATGGCTTTGAACATTGGCGCGACGCTTGCGCCTCTGGCGCTTCTGGCAAGCTGCGAGGCGATGGCGGCCGCTTCCGGCTCCCCGGCCAATCCGCTGGTCGGATCGTGGCATATCGTCTGGATGGACAATCAGGACGCCAGCGGCAAGACCATCCGCAGGACCGATCGGCAGGGCCAACTGATCTACACGCCCGATGGCCATATGTCGGTGCAGGTGATGTACCCCCAGGGCGAGGCTCAGGAGCCGGAAGGGCCCGTACAATACGCCAGCGATGGCTATGAGGCGTCCTATGGCCGCTATGACATCGATCGGACACACCGCACCGTCACCCATCATGTGCAGGCCGCGATGATGCATGCGCTGGTGGGCCGTGATCTGCCGCGCTTCTACAGCTTTGCCGATGGGCGGCTGACCCTGCGCTCGACCGACCCCAAGGAGCATTGGTCCGTCACCTGGGAGCGTGACCGGGATTGA
- a CDS encoding DUF1330 domain-containing protein, producing the protein MANIPHALLALALMTFAVPVSAQQPGAAAPEAYFIAEFAIKDRAAMQPYRAHVAETFAPFSGRFVARGGKTVSLEGPALNGNIVVIHFDSLAQAQAWYTSPAYAPLKAIRHGAAVTRAYIVTAGPE; encoded by the coding sequence ATGGCCAACATTCCACATGCCCTGCTGGCGCTTGCCCTCATGACCTTCGCGGTGCCGGTTTCGGCGCAGCAACCGGGCGCCGCTGCCCCAGAGGCTTATTTCATTGCCGAATTCGCGATCAAGGATCGCGCCGCCATGCAGCCCTATCGCGCGCATGTCGCGGAAACCTTCGCGCCTTTCAGCGGGCGCTTCGTGGCGCGCGGGGGCAAGACGGTGTCGCTTGAAGGGCCTGCACTCAACGGCAACATCGTGGTGATCCATTTCGACAGCCTCGCTCAGGCGCAGGCCTGGTACACGTCTCCTGCCTATGCGCCACTCAAGGCCATTCGCCACGGCGCCGCCGTGACCCGCGCCTACATCGTGACCGCCGGGCCGGAATAA
- a CDS encoding alpha/beta hydrolase domain-containing protein — MKLSCKFLLLAVCAAPVANAEARTARMVIDSRETVQDSAITAQTGPYELLRGRLLGEVDPAAPGDLIIQDLALAPRNARGRVEYVSTFTLLRPLDPAKASGVLIDALPNRGHRGVASWRGPGLVDPLYYQKGYAVLWIGWQGDLAEKPDADRSAAGLKLESIRVPVAKEADGKTITGRYLVRVPTDDGAGPSGAIMHLDQGNAGALIYHPASFDTARATLTGGPPEDASGKPTGPRYTIAPTDWRWWDCKGDKLPTDDTPPADLCVKRLKGAFRPQESYTLTFDARDPLVLGLGLAALRDGTAFFRHARADDAGQANPLAGQVRFVIGQGVSQVGNLVKTVIALGFNADEQGRKVWDGAHAHIAGRLTPIDYRFATPGSGSSLFMPGSEGVVWWGKAVNAVRGGPPRSMLDRCGADSTCPLIVETFGGSELWALRISSNLATLDLAKDIALPANVRRYYLPGTAHGGGPGGFALTAPQGLCQLPLNPNPQSDQVRALTVALVDWVSHGTPPPESAFPSLAAGTLVDPDHGGLRFPAIPRVAAPVGLANPVLVYDFGPRFDYVNQTGIITRQPPAILRVVPALAAQVDADGNETSGVPSVQMMAPLGSYLSWNRYREGPYAGQLCTFNAGFVPFARTAQERMASGDSRPSIEERYHTRAGYVSAVQAAAAKAVAQRFLLQNDADLLTRQAEDATQRGDLAFLHP; from the coding sequence ATGAAGCTGTCCTGCAAATTTCTGCTGCTGGCGGTCTGCGCCGCGCCTGTGGCCAACGCTGAGGCCAGAACGGCGCGCATGGTGATCGACAGCCGCGAGACCGTGCAGGACAGCGCCATCACTGCGCAAACCGGCCCCTATGAGCTGCTGCGTGGGCGCCTGCTGGGCGAGGTCGATCCGGCGGCGCCCGGCGACCTTATCATTCAGGATCTGGCGCTGGCGCCGCGCAATGCGAGGGGCAGGGTGGAGTATGTCTCCACCTTCACCCTGCTGCGCCCGCTCGATCCGGCCAAGGCCTCGGGCGTGCTGATCGACGCCTTGCCCAATCGCGGGCATCGCGGGGTGGCCTCGTGGCGCGGGCCGGGGCTGGTCGATCCGCTCTATTACCAGAAGGGCTATGCCGTGCTGTGGATCGGCTGGCAGGGCGATCTGGCGGAGAAGCCCGACGCGGACCGCTCCGCTGCCGGGCTGAAGCTGGAATCGATCCGCGTGCCGGTGGCGAAGGAGGCGGACGGCAAGACCATCACCGGGCGCTATCTGGTGCGCGTGCCCACCGACGATGGCGCGGGGCCGAGCGGCGCGATCATGCACTTGGATCAGGGCAATGCCGGGGCGCTGATCTATCACCCCGCCAGCTTCGACACCGCGCGCGCCACGCTGACCGGCGGCCCTCCCGAGGATGCCAGCGGCAAGCCCACCGGCCCGCGCTACACCATTGCCCCCACCGACTGGCGCTGGTGGGACTGCAAGGGCGACAAACTGCCCACGGATGACACCCCGCCCGCCGACCTTTGCGTCAAACGGCTGAAAGGCGCCTTCCGCCCGCAGGAGAGCTATACGCTCACCTTCGATGCGCGCGATCCTCTGGTGCTGGGCCTCGGGCTGGCGGCATTGCGCGATGGCACCGCGTTTTTCCGCCATGCGCGGGCCGACGATGCCGGGCAGGCCAATCCTTTGGCCGGGCAGGTGCGTTTCGTGATCGGGCAGGGCGTCTCGCAGGTCGGCAATCTGGTCAAGACAGTGATCGCGCTGGGCTTCAACGCCGACGAACAGGGCCGCAAGGTGTGGGACGGCGCCCATGCCCATATCGCCGGGCGGTTGACGCCCATCGACTATCGCTTCGCCACACCGGGCAGCGGCTCCAGCCTGTTCATGCCGGGCAGCGAGGGCGTCGTCTGGTGGGGCAAGGCGGTCAATGCCGTGCGCGGGGGACCACCGCGCTCGATGCTGGACCGCTGCGGGGCCGACAGCACTTGCCCGCTGATTGTCGAAACCTTCGGCGGGTCGGAGCTGTGGGCGCTGCGCATCTCCTCCAATCTGGCGACGCTGGATCTGGCCAAGGACATCGCGCTGCCCGCCAATGTGCGGCGCTATTATCTGCCCGGCACCGCGCATGGCGGCGGGCCCGGCGGCTTTGCGCTGACCGCGCCGCAGGGCCTCTGTCAGTTGCCGCTCAACCCCAATCCGCAGAGCGATCAGGTGCGCGCGCTGACCGTCGCGCTGGTCGACTGGGTCAGCCATGGCACGCCACCGCCCGAGAGCGCTTTTCCCAGTCTGGCGGCCGGAACGCTGGTCGATCCCGATCATGGCGGGCTGCGTTTCCCGGCCATCCCCAGGGTGGCGGCGCCGGTGGGGCTGGCCAATCCGGTGCTGGTCTATGATTTCGGCCCGCGCTTCGATTATGTGAATCAGACGGGCATCATCACCCGCCAGCCGCCCGCGATCCTGCGCGTGGTGCCCGCGCTGGCCGCGCAGGTGGATGCCGACGGCAATGAAACCAGCGGCGTACCCTCGGTGCAGATGATGGCGCCGCTCGGCAGTTATCTGAGCTGGAACCGCTATCGCGAGGGGCCCTATGCCGGGCAACTCTGCACCTTCAACGCCGGTTTCGTGCCCTTTGCGCGCACCGCGCAGGAGCGCATGGCTTCAGGCGACAGCAGGCCTTCGATCGAGGAGCGTTATCATACGCGTGCGGGTTACGTCTCGGCTGTGCAGGCGGCTGCGGCCAAGGCTGTGGCCCAGCGCTTTTTGCTGCAGAACGATGCAGACTTGCTGACCCGCCAGGCCGAGGATGCGACACAGCGCGGAGATCTGGCCTTTCTTCACCCCTGA
- a CDS encoding nuclear transport factor 2 family protein: protein MSLTLPEPISAYFIADAANPDAVAACFTPDAIVIDERQPHQGRDAIARWKQEASARYNYTAEPISISAQGSEQIIIAHLTGDFPGSPIDLRYAFTLDRGAIARLEITA from the coding sequence ATGTCCCTGACTTTGCCGGAGCCCATCTCGGCCTATTTCATCGCCGATGCGGCGAACCCCGACGCCGTGGCCGCCTGCTTCACCCCCGACGCCATCGTGATCGACGAGCGCCAGCCCCATCAGGGCCGCGACGCCATCGCCCGCTGGAAACAGGAGGCCAGCGCGCGCTACAATTACACCGCCGAGCCGATATCGATCAGCGCGCAGGGCAGCGAACAGATCATCATCGCGCATCTGACCGGCGATTTCCCCGGCAGCCCGATCGACCTGCGTTATGCCTTCACGCTGGATCGAGGCGCCATCGCTCGGCTGGAGATCACCGCATGA
- a CDS encoding helix-turn-helix domain-containing protein — MAQEHTRETAAQGVQNALKLLEGRWKLTILFHLFGGQVLRFSELERAIPDVSQKMLIQQLRQMESDGIVRRIVYPQVPPKVEYGLTDWGQALCPALDALLVWAEQREG, encoded by the coding sequence ATGGCTCAGGAACATACACGCGAAACGGCGGCGCAGGGCGTGCAGAATGCGCTCAAGCTGCTGGAAGGGCGATGGAAGCTGACCATCCTGTTCCATCTCTTCGGCGGCCAGGTGCTGCGCTTCTCCGAGCTTGAGCGCGCCATTCCCGACGTGTCGCAAAAGATGCTGATCCAGCAATTGCGACAGATGGAAAGTGACGGCATCGTGCGGCGCATCGTTTACCCTCAGGTACCGCCCAAGGTTGAGTATGGGCTCACCGATTGGGGGCAGGCCCTGTGCCCGGCGCTCGATGCCTTGCTGGTCTGGGCCGAACAGCGCGAAGGTTGA
- a CDS encoding TonB-dependent receptor has protein sequence MGSSIVRAVALRRAVSSLSLGVALLAGPVWAQSVPATETPAADASEAAAPAPAPAAGDIVVTGTRIRSGFSAPTPVSTASAEQLRTAAPTNVADALNQLPVFNGSTKTSQGTNTNNGGTTGQNLLNLRGLGANRTLVLFNGRRMPTTNASGSVDVNILPQELVQRVDVVTGGASAAYGSDAISGVVNFVLDTKFTGLKLEAQTGVSTHADMPLGGGSLAWGHDFADGRGHVIGGLQYFHQDGVGIDQPTGRDWFDNNAGRVTNPVKGGTAYVVIPNVRSSIGTFGGLITSGPLKGMQFLNGGMLAPFNYGTQTGSAFQSGGDGAKSQIALSPSQTRYNAFLHGEYQLSDAVTLFAEGLYARTHTSEASNYLQDVGSALQYTIYRDNAYLPASVAALMDANKITSFTVGKFEGDLPLSVLDSKIDAYHALAGLKGSIGSKWNWDVSYNYGRSDQRLAQNNLTSNRQLYASTDAVVNPANGQIVCRSTLSGMDAGCVPRNIMGPGTASDAVTNYIIGNSVAKLKLQEHVAAANISGDLGSRFALAAPISVAAGLEYRKELGTQTVDATSAAISDGTGLRGFPSALQGKVGAWRTFNPQPFTGSYDIKEGYLELGVPLLRNVAFARSLDLNGAVRHAIYSQSGGVTTWKLGGVWDVNGAVRLRGTLSQDIRGPNLLELFNPGGQTLNNLTYQGRSVQSQNITSGNVNLRPEVARTFTGGAVLKPDFLPGFQMSVDYYRIHIKDAIGTLTEQQVLDQCAAGNAALCQLFTVTSAGTLVVRNKTLNLSVVRVAGVDMELAYHRQIGAGQLQLRLLANHGLSNQTQAPGSPTVQLLGSTTTPKWSGVFQANYSTSAFSIFAQERMIGKAKLDPNLVDGGDISYADNTTPAVFYTDVTLTYNLKTAHKTQFYLTVNNLFDRDPPRSPPQVTSFAMAASSAYDQIGRYFTMGARMSF, from the coding sequence ATGGGATCGTCGATCGTCCGTGCCGTGGCCCTGCGCCGCGCTGTCAGTTCGCTCTCGCTGGGGGTGGCGCTGCTGGCCGGGCCTGTCTGGGCCCAGAGTGTGCCCGCAACCGAAACGCCCGCAGCCGATGCGTCTGAAGCCGCCGCCCCGGCGCCCGCGCCCGCCGCCGGTGATATCGTGGTGACCGGCACGCGCATCCGCTCGGGCTTTTCCGCGCCCACGCCGGTCAGCACCGCCAGCGCCGAGCAATTGCGCACCGCTGCCCCCACCAATGTCGCAGATGCGCTCAACCAGTTGCCGGTCTTCAACGGCAGCACCAAGACATCGCAGGGCACCAACACCAACAACGGCGGCACCACCGGGCAGAATCTGCTCAACCTGCGCGGGCTGGGCGCCAACCGCACGCTGGTGCTGTTCAACGGGCGGCGGATGCCCACCACCAACGCCTCGGGCTCGGTCGATGTCAATATTCTGCCGCAAGAGCTGGTGCAGCGCGTCGATGTCGTCACGGGCGGCGCCTCGGCGGCCTATGGATCGGACGCGATTTCCGGCGTGGTGAACTTCGTGCTCGACACCAAATTCACCGGCCTGAAGCTGGAGGCCCAGACCGGCGTCTCGACCCATGCCGACATGCCGCTGGGCGGCGGATCGCTGGCCTGGGGGCATGATTTCGCCGATGGGCGCGGGCATGTCATCGGCGGCCTGCAATATTTCCATCAGGATGGCGTCGGCATCGATCAGCCCACCGGGCGCGACTGGTTCGACAACAATGCCGGGCGCGTGACCAATCCGGTCAAGGGCGGCACGGCCTATGTCGTCATCCCCAATGTGCGCAGCTCGATCGGCACCTTCGGGGGGCTGATCACCTCGGGTCCGCTCAAGGGCATGCAGTTCCTCAATGGCGGCATGCTGGCGCCCTTCAACTATGGCACGCAGACCGGCTCGGCCTTCCAGAGCGGGGGTGACGGCGCCAAGTCGCAGATCGCCCTGTCGCCCTCGCAGACCCGCTACAACGCCTTCCTTCATGGCGAGTATCAGCTTTCCGACGCTGTGACGCTGTTCGCCGAGGGCCTCTATGCCCGCACCCACACCAGCGAAGCCTCGAACTATCTGCAGGATGTCGGTTCGGCGCTGCAATATACGATCTATCGCGACAATGCCTATCTGCCCGCCTCGGTGGCGGCGCTGATGGATGCCAACAAGATCACCTCCTTCACGGTGGGCAAATTCGAGGGCGATCTGCCGCTTTCGGTGCTGGACTCCAAGATCGACGCCTATCACGCCCTGGCCGGGCTGAAGGGCAGCATCGGCAGCAAGTGGAACTGGGACGTCTCCTACAATTACGGCCGTTCCGACCAGCGGCTGGCGCAGAACAATCTGACCAGCAACCGCCAGCTTTACGCCTCGACCGATGCGGTGGTGAACCCGGCCAACGGGCAGATCGTCTGCCGCTCGACGTTGTCCGGCATGGATGCGGGCTGTGTCCCGCGCAACATCATGGGGCCGGGCACGGCCAGCGATGCGGTCACCAACTATATCATCGGCAATTCGGTGGCCAAGCTGAAGCTGCAGGAGCATGTCGCGGCCGCCAACATCTCGGGCGATCTGGGCTCGCGCTTCGCGCTGGCCGCGCCGATCAGCGTGGCGGCGGGGCTGGAGTATCGCAAGGAGCTGGGCACGCAGACGGTCGATGCCACCTCCGCCGCGATCAGCGATGGCACCGGCCTGCGCGGCTTCCCGAGCGCCCTGCAGGGCAAGGTGGGTGCCTGGCGCACCTTCAACCCGCAACCCTTCACCGGCTCCTATGACATCAAGGAAGGCTATCTGGAGCTGGGCGTGCCGCTGCTGCGCAATGTGGCCTTTGCGCGTTCGCTCGATCTGAACGGCGCGGTGCGTCACGCGATCTACAGCCAGTCGGGCGGGGTCACCACCTGGAAGCTGGGCGGGGTCTGGGATGTCAATGGCGCGGTGCGGCTGCGCGGCACGCTGTCGCAGGACATTCGCGGGCCCAATCTGCTCGAACTGTTCAACCCCGGCGGGCAGACGCTCAACAATCTGACCTATCAGGGCCGCAGCGTGCAGAGCCAGAACATCACCAGCGGCAACGTCAATCTGCGCCCCGAAGTGGCGCGCACCTTCACCGGCGGCGCGGTGCTCAAGCCCGATTTTCTGCCCGGCTTCCAGATGTCGGTCGATTATTACCGCATCCACATCAAGGACGCGATCGGCACGCTGACAGAGCAGCAGGTGCTCGACCAGTGTGCGGCGGGCAATGCGGCGCTGTGCCAGCTCTTCACCGTTACCTCGGCGGGGACACTGGTGGTGCGCAACAAGACGCTCAATCTGAGCGTGGTGCGCGTGGCGGGCGTGGATATGGAGCTGGCCTATCATCGCCAGATCGGGGCCGGGCAGCTGCAGCTGCGCCTGCTGGCCAACCATGGGCTGAGCAACCAGACCCAGGCCCCCGGATCGCCGACCGTGCAATTGCTGGGCTCGACCACCACCCCCAAGTGGAGCGGCGTGTTCCAGGCCAATTACAGCACCAGCGCCTTCTCGATCTTCGCGCAGGAGCGCATGATCGGCAAGGCCAAGCTGGACCCCAATCTGGTCGACGGGGGGGACATCAGCTATGCCGACAACACCACGCCCGCCGTGTTCTACACCGACGTCACGCTGACCTACAATCTGAAGACCGCGCATAAGACACAGTTCTATCTGACGGTGAACAATCTGTTCGACCGCGATCCGCCACGCTCGCCGCCGCAGGTGACCAGCTTCGCCATGGCGGCCAGCAGCGCCTATGACCAGATCGGGCGTTACTTCACCATGGGCGCGCGCATGTCGTTCTGA
- a CDS encoding cupin domain-containing protein produces the protein MQLKRPGSQPSMVGPADWFTGTVRIDPLNAPAPPSRVSCAAVTFEPGARSNWHTHPLGQTLLVTAGCGWTQCEGEDIVEIRAGDVIWCPPGHKHWHGASPTTAMTHIAIQEALDGVNVVWLEPVTDEQYLPGPKA, from the coding sequence ATGCAGCTAAAACGTCCGGGCTCACAGCCCTCAATGGTCGGCCCCGCCGACTGGTTCACCGGCACCGTCCGTATCGATCCGCTCAACGCGCCGGCGCCCCCGTCCCGTGTCTCCTGCGCCGCCGTGACCTTCGAGCCCGGCGCGCGCTCGAACTGGCATACCCATCCGCTGGGCCAGACCTTGCTGGTCACGGCCGGTTGCGGCTGGACCCAGTGCGAGGGCGAGGACATCGTCGAGATCCGTGCCGGAGACGTGATCTGGTGCCCGCCCGGCCACAAGCACTGGCATGGCGCATCGCCCACCACCGCCATGACGCATATCGCCATTCAGGAAGCGCTGGACGGCGTGAATGTGGTGTGGCTGGAGCCCGTCACCGATGAGCAATACCTTCCCGGCCCCAAGGCCTGA
- a CDS encoding cyclophilin-like fold protein yields MRIVLTIGGEVLSATLNDSRSTRDFVALLPLTLTFHDLLEREKYAGLPQALSPDAPRAFSYEIGQIAYWSPGPDVAIFYRQDLRATPQPGIIVLGCVDGPVAALDVPGSMSITIELAERPA; encoded by the coding sequence ATGCGGATCGTCCTGACGATCGGGGGAGAGGTGTTGAGCGCCACGCTGAACGATAGCCGGAGCACGCGTGATTTCGTGGCGCTTCTGCCATTGACGCTCACCTTTCACGATCTCCTCGAGCGTGAGAAATATGCTGGCCTGCCGCAGGCGCTTTCACCCGATGCGCCCCGCGCTTTCTCCTATGAGATCGGTCAGATCGCCTATTGGTCGCCGGGGCCGGATGTCGCGATCTTCTACCGGCAGGATCTCAGGGCGACCCCGCAGCCCGGCATCATTGTGCTGGGCTGTGTCGACGGCCCGGTGGCCGCGCTGGACGTGCCCGGCTCCATGTCCATCACCATCGAGCTTGCGGAGCGACCCGCATGA
- a CDS encoding aldo/keto reductase: MKTRMLGNSGLDVSALGLGCMGMSWSYGAPGDPQEMAALLHAAVERGVTFFDTAEVYGPHANEELLGAALAPFKGKVVIATKFGWAPAPGDGAGWNALNSRPEHIRTVIEGSLRRLKVDAIDLYYQHRVDPQVPIEEVAGAVKDLVAAGKVKHFGLSEANAETIRRAHAVHPVAALQSEYSLWWREPEAEILPLLEELGIGFVPFSPLGKGFLTGKIDASTTFGADDFRSTVPRFAADHRDANLALVDVVTRFAAQKGVTPGQIALAWLLAKKPWIVPIPGTTKLHRLEENIGGASVELTAQDVAELEAVSSRVKVEGARYPAFHEKLVGR, encoded by the coding sequence ATGAAGACAAGGATGTTGGGCAACAGCGGGCTGGACGTCTCCGCTCTGGGGCTGGGCTGCATGGGCATGAGCTGGTCCTATGGCGCGCCCGGCGACCCGCAGGAGATGGCCGCCCTGCTCCATGCCGCCGTCGAGCGCGGCGTGACCTTTTTCGACACGGCGGAGGTCTATGGCCCCCATGCCAATGAAGAGCTGCTCGGCGCGGCCTTGGCTCCCTTCAAGGGCAAGGTGGTGATCGCCACCAAGTTCGGCTGGGCCCCCGCGCCCGGCGATGGCGCCGGGTGGAACGCGCTGAACAGCCGCCCCGAGCATATTCGCACGGTGATCGAAGGATCGCTGCGGCGCCTGAAGGTGGATGCCATCGATCTCTACTATCAGCACCGTGTCGATCCCCAGGTGCCGATCGAGGAGGTGGCAGGTGCGGTCAAGGATCTGGTGGCGGCGGGCAAGGTCAAGCATTTCGGCCTGTCCGAGGCCAATGCCGAGACGATCCGGCGGGCCCATGCGGTCCACCCGGTCGCGGCGCTGCAAAGCGAATATTCGCTGTGGTGGCGCGAACCGGAAGCCGAGATCCTCCCTTTGCTGGAGGAACTGGGTATCGGCTTCGTGCCCTTCAGCCCGCTGGGCAAGGGGTTCCTTACCGGCAAGATCGATGCTTCCACCACCTTTGGCGCCGATGATTTCCGCAGCACCGTGCCGCGTTTCGCTGCCGATCACCGCGATGCCAATCTGGCGCTGGTCGATGTGGTGACGCGCTTTGCCGCGCAGAAAGGCGTGACCCCCGGCCAGATCGCGCTGGCCTGGCTGCTGGCGAAGAAGCCATGGATCGTGCCCATCCCCGGCACCACTAAGCTGCACCGGCTTGAAGAGAACATCGGCGGCGCCAGTGTCGAGCTGACGGCACAGGACGTAGCCGAGCTTGAGGCGGTATCGTCTCGGGTCAAGGTCGAGGGGGCCCGCTATCCCGCCTTTCATGAAAAGCTGGTCGGGCGTTGA
- a CDS encoding LysR family transcriptional regulator: protein MQVTRSDIADFIYVLAIARHLSFRRAAQDLGVSASALSHALKGLEGRLGVRLINRTNRSVMLTAAGEELCAAITGPFDRIAEAVEALNRYRDAPAGRIRLNVVSDAARLLLGPVMPTFVERYPDVDVEVTATNRMMDVTGEGYDAGIRYGGTVPEDMIAVRLSADVRWLVAASPTYLARFGTPQVPEDLQHHRCLQIRLGDDRLYRWEFMRNGVEFALAVPGSVTFNETGIGLEMLRQGGGLMYAAQPVLAPLVASGEARFVLEDWATEGPGYHIYYSSRRQLPAGLRLLIDLVREMRPLGL from the coding sequence ATGCAAGTCACCCGCTCCGATATCGCCGATTTCATCTATGTTCTGGCCATTGCGCGCCATCTCAGTTTTCGCCGCGCCGCTCAGGATCTGGGCGTTTCGGCATCGGCACTCAGTCACGCGCTCAAGGGGCTGGAAGGGCGTCTGGGGGTGCGCCTGATCAACCGTACCAACCGCAGCGTCATGCTGACGGCGGCAGGCGAGGAGCTTTGCGCTGCCATCACCGGCCCTTTCGACCGGATCGCCGAGGCGGTGGAAGCGCTCAACCGTTACCGTGATGCTCCGGCAGGGCGCATCCGCCTCAATGTGGTGAGCGATGCGGCACGTCTGCTGCTCGGTCCGGTGATGCCCACCTTTGTCGAGCGCTACCCCGATGTCGATGTCGAGGTCACCGCGACCAACCGCATGATGGATGTGACGGGCGAGGGCTATGATGCGGGCATCCGCTATGGCGGCACCGTGCCCGAGGACATGATCGCGGTGCGCCTGTCGGCCGATGTGCGCTGGCTGGTCGCGGCGTCTCCCACCTATCTCGCGCGCTTTGGCACGCCGCAGGTGCCCGAGGATCTGCAGCACCATCGCTGCCTGCAGATCCGGCTTGGCGATGATCGGCTCTATCGCTGGGAGTTCATGCGCAACGGGGTGGAATTCGCTCTTGCCGTACCGGGCAGCGTGACCTTCAACGAAACCGGGATCGGGCTGGAAATGTTGAGGCAGGGCGGCGGGCTGATGTATGCCGCGCAGCCTGTGCTGGCGCCGCTCGTCGCCAGTGGCGAGGCGCGTTTCGTGCTGGAGGATTGGGCGACCGAGGGGCCTGGCTACCACATCTATTATTCCAGCCGACGGCAGTTGCCCGCCGGTCTGCGGCTGTTGATCGATCTGGTGCGCGAGATGCGGCCGCTGGGGCTGTGA
- a CDS encoding SDR family oxidoreductase — protein MSFDLGLKGQRALVTGGTKGVGEAVVRALLDAGVTVVAAARSVPAQGQERLHYVAADLMTAQGCAQLAGTVQALLGGVDIIVNVLGGSSAPGGGFAALDDEQWTRELNQNLMPAVRLDRALLPGMIAQGSGVIIHVTSIQHMLPLPESTTAYAAAKAALATYSKSLSKEVTPKGIRVVRVAPGWVETDAAVALAERLAQEAGTDYEGGKAIIMASLGGIPLGRPARPQEVADLIAFLCSPRAGAISGTEYVIDGGTVPTA, from the coding sequence ATGAGCTTCGATCTGGGCCTGAAGGGGCAGCGCGCGCTGGTCACCGGCGGCACGAAGGGCGTGGGTGAAGCGGTGGTCCGCGCCCTGCTCGATGCGGGCGTGACAGTGGTTGCCGCCGCGCGCAGCGTGCCCGCGCAGGGGCAGGAACGGCTGCATTATGTCGCCGCCGATCTGATGACCGCTCAGGGCTGCGCGCAGCTTGCCGGAACGGTGCAGGCCCTGTTGGGCGGGGTGGACATCATCGTTAACGTGCTGGGCGGATCAAGCGCGCCCGGCGGCGGTTTCGCAGCCCTCGACGATGAGCAATGGACGCGGGAGCTGAACCAGAACCTGATGCCGGCCGTGCGGCTCGACCGGGCATTGTTGCCCGGCATGATCGCGCAAGGGTCGGGTGTCATCATCCATGTCACCTCGATCCAGCATATGTTGCCGCTGCCGGAATCGACCACCGCCTATGCTGCCGCCAAGGCCGCCTTGGCCACGTACAGCAAGAGCCTGTCGAAGGAGGTCACGCCCAAGGGCATTCGCGTGGTGCGCGTGGCGCCCGGCTGGGTCGAAACCGATGCCGCCGTCGCCTTGGCCGAGCGGCTGGCCCAGGAGGCGGGCACCGATTATGAGGGCGGCAAGGCCATCATCATGGCATCTCTGGGCGGCATTCCGCTGGGCCGACCGGCCAGACCTCAGGAGGTTGCCGATCTGATCGCCTTCCTGTGCTCGCCGCGTGCCGGGGCGATTTCCGGCACCGAATATGTGATCGATGGCGGCACCGTGCCCACCGCCTGA